One window of Anaerolineae bacterium genomic DNA carries:
- a CDS encoding amino acid ABC transporter, periplasmic amino acid-binding protein, producing MMKKSYIIPYLIILSILITACGGPSPTPAPVQTEAPPPVQTEAPAPAETEAPPAESGSKLPDLGGRTITVAVENAYPPFNMIDEATGEGVGWDYDAVREICKRLNCVPEFKQAAWDGIFPAMQAGEYDMLADGVTITAERDEIVDFSIPYVIVGQVLLVRADETASIEEIKADANRLIGTQLGTTNEIVAKEHFPPERVKSFEDFGAAVLALLSKDIDGVVIDNVSALGFIDENPDQLKIAGQLTSDEQLGFVFPPGSELREAINAALQSMIDDGTLEALNKKWGLTQ from the coding sequence ATGATGAAAAAGTCCTATATTATCCCATATCTAATCATCCTGAGTATCCTGATTACCGCCTGTGGCGGTCCAAGCCCAACCCCTGCTCCCGTCCAAACCGAGGCACCTCCTCCTGTTCAAACTGAGGCTCCTGCCCCTGCAGAAACCGAAGCACCACCTGCCGAATCAGGGTCAAAGTTACCCGATCTGGGTGGCCGAACGATTACCGTAGCGGTTGAAAACGCCTATCCTCCCTTCAACATGATTGACGAAGCCACCGGCGAAGGGGTTGGTTGGGATTACGATGCAGTGCGGGAAATCTGCAAGCGCCTCAATTGTGTTCCCGAATTTAAACAAGCTGCCTGGGATGGCATCTTCCCTGCCATGCAAGCTGGCGAGTATGACATGCTGGCAGATGGCGTAACCATTACGGCTGAGCGGGATGAAATTGTCGATTTCTCTATCCCTTATGTCATTGTTGGTCAGGTGTTGCTTGTCCGAGCCGATGAGACTGCCAGCATAGAGGAGATTAAAGCCGATGCCAATCGCCTGATCGGCACCCAACTCGGCACAACGAACGAAATCGTCGCTAAAGAGCATTTCCCACCCGAAAGAGTGAAATCCTTTGAAGACTTTGGGGCTGCGGTTTTAGCTTTGCTTTCTAAAGATATTGACGGCGTCGTCATCGACAATGTCAGCGCCCTGGGCTTCATCGATGAAAATCCCGATCAACTCAAAATTGCCGGACAGCTAACCTCGGATGAGCAGCTTGGCTTTGTTTTCCCACCTGGTAGCGAATTGCGCGAAGCCATCAATGCCGCTTTACAGTCCATGATCGACGATGGCACCTTAGAAGCGCTCAATAAAAAGTGGGGCTTGACCCAGTAA
- a CDS encoding Glutamine transport system permease protein GlnP, protein MMQAVQSQKQFQYQPQKLTLSTLPWWAIILFILGLIIVYFIFTDKNYAETFQYLLAGVIATLRITLLAFPIATVIGLFVGLARLSKNIVINTIATIYIEVVRGIPLVVLILIIAFGLVPLLIDVTNKIGQWGITVFQTGGLSGFFNNLATYSIRNISMELRAIIALAIGYGAFEAEVFRAGIQSIGKGQMEAARSLGMNYFLAMRLIILPQAIRRILPPLGNDFIALLKDSSLATVLAVNELTQLTRLRRSSTFRVMEAFNVAAFLYLSMTLLLSGFVRFLERKMHIGE, encoded by the coding sequence ATGATGCAAGCCGTTCAATCCCAAAAACAATTTCAATACCAACCGCAGAAACTCACCCTGTCAACGCTCCCCTGGTGGGCCATCATCCTTTTCATTCTTGGTCTGATTATTGTATATTTTATCTTCACCGATAAGAATTATGCCGAGACCTTTCAATATCTGCTGGCTGGAGTAATCGCTACCCTGCGCATCACTTTGCTTGCCTTCCCGATTGCCACCGTGATCGGTTTGTTTGTGGGCCTCGCCCGCCTTTCCAAGAACATCGTGATTAACACCATTGCAACAATCTATATCGAAGTGGTTCGAGGTATCCCTCTGGTTGTTCTGATTTTGATCATTGCCTTTGGACTTGTACCTCTTTTAATAGACGTCACCAATAAAATCGGGCAATGGGGAATCACGGTTTTTCAAACAGGTGGGTTAAGTGGTTTTTTCAATAACCTTGCGACCTACAGTATTCGGAATATTTCAATGGAACTGCGGGCTATCATTGCTTTGGCGATTGGCTATGGAGCCTTTGAAGCTGAGGTCTTTCGAGCCGGCATTCAATCTATTGGCAAAGGACAAATGGAAGCTGCCCGGTCTTTAGGGATGAATTACTTTCTGGCAATGCGCTTGATTATTCTCCCTCAAGCCATCCGCCGTATCCTGCCTCCCCTCGGCAATGACTTCATTGCCTTACTAAAAGATTCATCCCTGGCAACCGTCTTAGCGGTCAATGAACTAACCCAACTGACTCGCCTGCGCCGTTCCAGCACCTTCCGCGTCATGGAAGCTTTCAACGTTGCTGCTTTTCTCTATTTGTCGATGACCCTTCTATTATCTGGGTTTGTGCGCTTTCTAGAGCGCAAGATGCACATCGGGGAATAA
- a CDS encoding Phosphate:acyl-ACP acyltransferase PlsX, which translates to MRIVLDAMGSDRHPEPEISAAIKASQIYPDEIFLVGPQDLLEAKLASFNPSTRLHVVHASQVLEMTDKPAENARRKTDTSMAVGMELIRHGEADVFITAGNTGGAMATALFQLRRIRGVRRPALMAQFPVRNGHCIVLDIGANADCKPEYLLQFAIMGTVYAEKVLQKAHPRVALLSNGEEGGKGNQLIKETYPIMKELMPNFIGNVEPKELYNGEADVVVTDGFTGNIFLKSSEAVAKFLTDLIRAEMLKSTRTKIGALLAKPAFAEIKKIMDPGEVGAAPLLGVNGLVFIGHGRSDDTALVNAIRVARQAVQVGLLNELQAALVERLSALPTALVED; encoded by the coding sequence ATGCGCATTGTCCTTGACGCAATGGGAAGCGATCGCCATCCCGAGCCAGAAATCAGTGCTGCCATAAAAGCCAGCCAGATCTATCCTGATGAAATCTTCCTGGTTGGTCCTCAAGATCTATTAGAAGCTAAACTGGCATCTTTTAACCCATCTACACGCCTGCATGTTGTCCATGCCTCTCAGGTTTTAGAAATGACCGATAAACCGGCTGAAAACGCCCGTCGCAAAACGGATACTTCTATGGCGGTCGGTATGGAATTGATTCGGCATGGAGAAGCAGATGTCTTCATTACTGCCGGCAATACCGGCGGGGCAATGGCAACCGCTCTGTTTCAACTCAGGCGCATCCGCGGTGTGCGGCGACCAGCCTTGATGGCTCAGTTTCCTGTGCGCAATGGGCATTGTATCGTCCTGGATATCGGCGCGAATGCGGATTGCAAACCTGAGTATTTGCTGCAATTCGCAATTATGGGGACAGTCTATGCCGAAAAAGTGCTCCAAAAAGCGCATCCCCGCGTCGCCCTCTTATCCAACGGGGAAGAAGGTGGCAAAGGTAATCAACTCATCAAAGAAACCTATCCCATAATGAAAGAGTTGATGCCCAATTTTATCGGCAATGTAGAACCCAAAGAACTATACAACGGCGAAGCTGATGTAGTCGTCACAGACGGTTTTACAGGTAATATTTTCCTCAAGTCAAGCGAAGCGGTGGCAAAATTCCTAACCGATCTGATCCGTGCTGAAATGCTCAAGTCTACCCGAACGAAAATCGGTGCTTTACTGGCAAAACCCGCTTTTGCCGAGATCAAAAAAATCATGGATCCCGGTGAAGTAGGCGCAGCGCCATTGCTGGGCGTCAATGGGTTGGTCTTTATTGGTCATGGACGGTCTGATGATACCGCTTTGGTCAACGCTATCCGAGTTGCTCGTCAGGCTGTGCAAGTTGGTTTACTTAACGAACTTCAAGCCGCACTCGTTGAGCGATTGTCAGCTCTTCCAACCGCCCTAGTTGAGGATTAA